In the genome of Deinococcus yavapaiensis KR-236, one region contains:
- a CDS encoding DsbA family protein: MSLARPARNNAVIVTVLVLAALIVGFFVWQRVTSTRASGTTIDVSNQPFLGNADAKVTVVVFEDFKCPNCKNFEENVYPTIKEKFIDTNRIRFAFVNFPFLGPDSTTAAVAAECAYQQSPQAFWQYKTIIYRGQKEETTQWATPAYLQELAGYVNGLDAAQLSQCIASNATIEKVNADNALARRLNVGGTPTVFVNGVQVQARTFDDFTTAIDRALQNAR, translated from the coding sequence ATGAGTCTAGCGCGCCCTGCTCGCAACAACGCCGTCATCGTGACGGTTCTCGTTCTCGCCGCGTTGATCGTCGGGTTCTTCGTTTGGCAACGCGTGACGTCGACGCGGGCGAGCGGCACGACGATCGACGTCTCCAATCAGCCCTTCTTGGGCAACGCCGACGCCAAGGTGACCGTGGTCGTCTTCGAGGACTTCAAGTGCCCGAACTGCAAGAACTTCGAGGAGAACGTCTACCCGACGATCAAGGAGAAGTTCATCGACACGAACCGCATTCGGTTCGCCTTCGTGAACTTTCCGTTCCTCGGACCCGACTCCACCACGGCCGCCGTCGCCGCGGAGTGCGCCTACCAGCAAAGCCCGCAGGCGTTTTGGCAGTACAAGACGATCATTTACCGCGGCCAGAAGGAAGAGACGACGCAGTGGGCGACGCCCGCGTACCTACAAGAGCTCGCCGGGTACGTGAACGGCCTCGACGCCGCCCAGCTCTCGCAGTGCATCGCGTCGAACGCGACCATCGAGAAGGTGAACGCAGACAACGCCCTCGCGCGTCGCCTCAACGTCGGCGGAACGCCCACGGTGTTCGTGAACGGCGTGCAGGTGCAGGCGCGCACCTTCGACGACTTCACGACCGCCATCGACCGCGCCTTGCAAAACGCTCGGTGA
- a CDS encoding disulfide oxidoreductase, giving the protein MSTAASSSRSTWFTPERRVYVAWLVALAATFGSLYFSEIARFVPCTLCWYQRICMYPLAVVLGIAAYRGDTDVRKYVLPMAAIGWVIALYHILEERGVVPTLATCAVGVPCTVKWINWLGFITIPVLSFTAFTLILVLLSWRRRAA; this is encoded by the coding sequence ATGAGCACCGCCGCCTCTTCCTCCAGATCCACTTGGTTCACGCCCGAACGCCGCGTGTACGTGGCTTGGCTCGTCGCGCTCGCCGCGACCTTCGGGAGCTTGTACTTCTCGGAAATCGCGCGTTTCGTTCCGTGCACGCTGTGCTGGTATCAGCGCATCTGCATGTATCCTTTGGCGGTCGTGCTCGGCATCGCCGCGTACCGAGGGGACACGGACGTTCGCAAGTACGTTCTGCCGATGGCGGCGATCGGTTGGGTCATCGCCCTTTATCACATCCTCGAAGAGCGCGGCGTCGTGCCGACCCTCGCGACGTGCGCGGTCGGCGTGCCGTGCACGGTGAAGTGGATCAACTGGCTGGGCTTCATCACGATTCCCGTGCTGAGCTTCACGGCGTTCACGCTGATCCTCGTACTTTTGAGCTGGCGTCGACGCGCGGCGTGA
- a CDS encoding ion transporter: MAASPDREYVDRRAPWRVSLGNVIFNNDTRAGQLFDLALTLLIFASVFAVMLESVSGLRRSYGVMLRDLEWLFTIVFTVEYTLRLVTARRALHYSRSFFGVVDLLSILPGFIALLFPGTQAFTVVRALRLLRVFRILRLGRYLQEASVITEALRASSAKITVFLATVLTLVLIIGALMYVVEGPENGYTSIPTSMYWAIVTITTVGYGDIAPSTPLGKFLASLTMILGYGILAVPTGIVTVSLARAGRPTRFVTCERCGEERHDTDARYCKTCGERLPAAPQA, translated from the coding sequence TCAACAACGACACGCGCGCCGGACAACTGTTCGACCTCGCCCTCACCTTGCTGATCTTCGCGTCCGTCTTCGCCGTGATGCTCGAAAGCGTTTCCGGGTTGCGGCGGTCGTACGGCGTCATGTTGCGCGACCTCGAATGGCTGTTCACGATCGTGTTCACGGTCGAGTACACCTTGCGGCTCGTCACGGCACGGCGAGCCCTGCACTACTCGCGCAGCTTTTTCGGCGTGGTGGATTTGCTGTCGATCCTGCCGGGCTTCATCGCGCTTCTGTTTCCGGGCACGCAAGCCTTCACGGTCGTGCGCGCCTTGCGCTTGCTGCGCGTGTTTCGCATTCTGCGCCTCGGGCGTTACCTGCAAGAGGCGTCCGTCATCACGGAGGCGCTTCGCGCGAGCAGCGCGAAAATCACGGTCTTCCTCGCGACCGTCCTGACGCTCGTTCTGATCATCGGCGCGCTGATGTACGTCGTGGAAGGACCCGAGAACGGCTACACCTCCATCCCGACGAGCATGTACTGGGCCATCGTGACGATCACGACCGTCGGATACGGCGACATCGCGCCTTCGACCCCGCTCGGAAAGTTCCTGGCGAGCTTGACGATGATCCTCGGCTACGGCATCCTCGCGGTGCCGACCGGAATCGTCACCGTGAGCCTCGCGCGAGCGGGCCGTCCGACGCGCTTCGTGACGTGCGAGCGATGCGGCGAGGAACGGCACGACACGGACGCTCGGTACTGCAAGACGTGCGGCGAGCGCCTGCCCGCCGCACCTCAAGCGTGA